The nucleotide sequence GTTTTTGCCGTGGTGTTGCTGGTGCTGCTGGCGGGACAGCCGTTCCTGAATTCCGGGGAGAGTCCGCGTCTGCCGGCCCACTACCTGGCGCCGCTCATCATCGTTTTTGGCAGTGGTTTTCTGCTGGTGCTGGTGGACAGCCAGCCGCGCCTGGCCTCGCACTGGCGCTGGGTGGCGGCGGCGCTATTGCTTCTGCAGGGCCTGCCGCTGTCGCGCGACTGCCTGGAACCGCGCAAGATCCATTTCCACTACCCGCCCTATTTCCCGAATCTGTTCATCGAGCTGCGAAAGGACATGCAGACGCGCTTCCTGCCCGGTACCGGCGTGGCCAGTGATGTGCCGGCCGGCACGGCTTGGTACGGCCAGTTGCGGGTCTGGGCCAAGCCGGAGCGGCTGCGTGATTTCTCGCAGATCATCGTCGAGCAGAATATCGGGGCCCTGCTGCTTACGCCGGTTACGCTGGACCGCCCGTTTTTCACCGAACTGGCGGCCCGCAAGGATGATAACATCAGCCTGACCGACACGGGCGGGTGGGGCGGGGTTTATGCCGGATTGGTCACGCGTCGGATGCCGGCGAATTTCCCGCTCAATCTGCCCCCGCAAAAACTGACGGAAAACATGGTGCTGCTGGTCAATCCGCAGACCCTCCTGCGACAGGGAAATTGATTTGCCACCGAGGGGGGGCTGCCCCTTAAGTCAGGCACACCTAAGACCTTGGCTTAATTATGAAAACCACGCTTCGCCTACTGCCAGCCGTTGTCCTTTTGCCTTCTTTTGCCCTGGCGGTCTATGCGCCCATTCCCGACCAGGAACAGGGCAAGGCCCTGACTTATCGCCTGGGTGCCGGCGTGTCGCACGACAGCAATATTTTCGGCGGCTCGACCGGCGAGATCGACAGCGTGGTTTATAATTTCACGGGTGAGATCTCCTACAACGGATCGATCAGCGACCAGACCTTCCTCTCTGCCTCCTACGAGCTCAGCAACGACCATGTGGTGGACCGTCCGGGCAAGCAGAACCTCACCAACCACCATCTCGAGGCGCGCGTGGCGCATTCCTTCGCGCAGGACACCAACATCGATCTGAGCGCGGCCTACGTCATCGCCAACAATCCGGAGTCCCTGCTCGCCGGCGTGCCGCTGAACACCGACCAGTCCTACAATCGCGGCCAGTTCGACGGCCGCTACACCACCAGCCTCAATGCCAAGACCGCGCTGGTCACCAAGTACCGGTTCGTCGACTACCGCTACGACAGCGCGACGCTCGCCACGGACCTCGACCGGTCCGAACATCTGCTGGGCCTGGAGGCCTCCTTCCAGCTCCTGCCCGAGACCAAACTCGTGGGCGAATACCGCTACCAGGACATCGGCTACGATTCCGCCGCGAGCCTCAAGAACAAGACCTCGAACTTCTTCATGGTCGGGTTTGAGCACAATCCCGGCAAACATCTCATGGTCTCCGGCCGGGCCGGTCTCGAGGACCGGAGCCGCGACTCCGGCGCCGACACCACCGCCCCCTACGTCGAGCTGAGCACGCGCTACAGCTACACCGAGGGCTCCTACCTCTCCGCCGGTTACATGCACACCATCGAGGAACCGTCCGATGTCACCCGCTTCACCGATACCCAGGTCAACCGCTACTTCGTCAACCTCCAGCACCAGCTGAGCGGCGCCTTCACCGCCTCGGCCTCCGTGACGTATGAGCCCTCGTCGCTCCAGGGCCGCCGCGGCGTGCAGGTCGACCTGGATGAGGACACGACCCGTCTCGGCCTGGCCCTCGCCTGGCGCCCGACCAAGAACTGGGCCCTGATCGGCTCCTACGATTACGATGAT is from Lacunisphaera limnophila and encodes:
- a CDS encoding outer membrane beta-barrel protein; the protein is MKTTLRLLPAVVLLPSFALAVYAPIPDQEQGKALTYRLGAGVSHDSNIFGGSTGEIDSVVYNFTGEISYNGSISDQTFLSASYELSNDHVVDRPGKQNLTNHHLEARVAHSFAQDTNIDLSAAYVIANNPESLLAGVPLNTDQSYNRGQFDGRYTTSLNAKTALVTKYRFVDYRYDSATLATDLDRSEHLLGLEASFQLLPETKLVGEYRYQDIGYDSAASLKNKTSNFFMVGFEHNPGKHLMVSGRAGLEDRSRDSGADTTAPYVELSTRYSYTEGSYLSAGYMHTIEEPSDVTRFTDTQVNRYFVNLQHQLSGAFTASASVTYEPSSLQGRRGVQVDLDEDTTRLGLALAWRPTKNWALIGSYDYDDVSSEDPNRGQNRDRLGVNARYTF